GAAGTTGAAACACGGCCACGAAGGGCGCGCCTAGAAGGTAATAGATCATGGAGACAGAAACGTTAAAGGCTGCAAACAGCGCGATGGCCCTGGTGAGGTCTCGGACGCCGATGGTGGCCATAGCCGTGGCGATCGTCACGGCGACCAACACGTAGTGAAACGCTTCAATCAAACTTTCCTTACCCTCCTTGTTAGATTAACATCCTCACAACGAGTAGTTGAAACAGGCTGATGGGAACTAGGTATTTCCATGAAAAAGACACCATTTGGTCTATTCTCAGCCTCGCGAAGAGGCTTCTGACCGCGGAGAGAATGTACAGGACTAATATTGTCTTTAAGATGAAATAGATGGGTTTTAACAGAGGCTCTAAACCCTGAATCATGGGTCCGTTTGGGCCGCCTAGGTAGAAGGTGGCGGCGAGTCCTGAGATGTAGAAGAGCTCAAGGTCGCCGGCCAGCCGGAACAGGGCTAGCTTTCTTCCACTGTACTCGGTCAGCCACCCCGCCACGATTTCTTGCTCCGCCTCGGGTATG
Above is a window of Candidatus Bathyarchaeia archaeon DNA encoding:
- a CDS encoding NADH-quinone oxidoreductase subunit J; the protein is MIEAFHYVLVAVTIATAMATIGVRDLTRAIALFAAFNVSVSMIYYLLGAPFVAVFQLLVYAGAVTVLFLVTLHTLGGGLE